A region of Moorena producens PAL-8-15-08-1 DNA encodes the following proteins:
- the msrA gene encoding peptide-methionine (S)-S-oxide reductase MsrA: MVLFGFKKKLTVPTAEEALPGRSELMPVPERHYVNGNPLKPPYPDGLEMAMFGMGCFWGAERRFWQQEGVFTTAVGYAAGITPNPTYQEVCTGMTGHNEVVLVVFDPKLISYEALLKVFWESHNPTQGMRQGNDTGTQYRSGIYTYSEDQKKLAEASQNAYQQALNAGGYGNITTEILDAPEFYYAEGYHQQYLAKNPNGYCGLGGTNVNCPAIS; encoded by the coding sequence ATGGTACTCTTCGGATTTAAGAAAAAGCTGACCGTGCCTACTGCTGAGGAAGCCTTACCCGGACGCTCAGAACTGATGCCAGTACCCGAGCGTCACTACGTCAATGGCAATCCTCTTAAACCCCCTTACCCAGATGGATTGGAAATGGCGATGTTTGGCATGGGATGTTTTTGGGGAGCAGAACGCCGATTCTGGCAACAGGAGGGAGTGTTCACTACCGCAGTAGGTTACGCTGCTGGCATTACCCCTAACCCCACGTATCAAGAGGTCTGTACAGGCATGACCGGTCACAATGAAGTAGTGCTGGTGGTATTTGACCCAAAACTAATCAGTTACGAAGCACTATTGAAAGTCTTCTGGGAAAGCCACAACCCCACCCAAGGGATGCGCCAAGGCAATGATACTGGTACTCAGTACCGTTCAGGAATTTATACCTATTCCGAAGACCAAAAGAAGCTAGCGGAAGCCTCACAAAACGCTTATCAGCAAGCTCTGAATGCCGGTGGTTATGGTAATATTACCACAGAGATTCTAGATGCTCCTGAGTTTTATTACGCAGAGGGCTATCACCAGCAGTACCTGGCTAAAAATCCTAATGGGTATTGTGGTTTAGGTGGGACAAATGTGAATTGCCCTGCAATTTCATAA
- a CDS encoding potassium channel family protein: MKLKQLQSSAKNKYTQLLLVLLLAFVAYAFFSQAIIADLILSLILLGAIVLIITTFYLHQRFFYCYIVISVFAFVVDFIEFICQYSNLKLAVATNIIYGGFFLLAIVLMIEKIFSGHQVTFDTIVGGINVFLLIGTLWVLFFETIYLLNPKAFTSSAETINSFDLLYFSFTTLTTVGYGDITPVSPLAKALTNLEGICGVMYPAVLIGRLVGIYNPEVEH, from the coding sequence ATGAAACTCAAACAGTTACAGAGTTCAGCCAAGAATAAATATACTCAGCTTTTGTTAGTGCTGCTTTTAGCTTTTGTCGCCTATGCTTTTTTTTCGCAAGCAATAATTGCCGACTTAATTCTATCCCTAATTTTATTAGGAGCAATAGTTCTAATAATTACAACATTTTATTTACATCAAAGATTTTTTTATTGTTATATTGTCATTTCAGTATTCGCTTTTGTCGTCGATTTTATCGAGTTCATTTGTCAATATTCTAACTTAAAGCTAGCTGTAGCTACAAATATTATTTATGGTGGTTTTTTTCTATTAGCTATTGTGTTGATGATTGAGAAGATTTTTAGCGGTCACCAAGTCACATTCGATACTATAGTTGGCGGTATTAATGTCTTTCTTTTAATTGGGACTCTGTGGGTTTTGTTTTTTGAAACTATCTATTTATTAAACCCAAAAGCTTTTACTTCTTCAGCAGAAACAATTAATTCTTTTGACCTGCTTTATTTCAGTTTTACCACCTTAACTACCGTTGGCTATGGGGATATTACTCCTGTCAGTCCTCTAGCGAAAGCTCTGACTAATTTAGAAGGAATTTGTGGGGTGATGTATCCCGCCGTATTAATTGGCAGGTTGGTCGGAATTTATAACCCAGAAGTAGAGCATTAG
- a CDS encoding acyl-CoA thioesterase, giving the protein MSETPQTSAQEQLDNTMPSHELIASKKKWFDYPVRVHPHHTDYGGIVWHGTYLRWMEEARVEYLRSMGMDYSDLVKLGCDLPVVELSLRYHRAMPMGTAAVVKTAIAEMKGVRIKWSYRIQSHDGKELYLTGRVILVPVDREQGKIMRKLPPVLKDLLEKLSS; this is encoded by the coding sequence ATGTCAGAAACACCCCAAACCTCAGCTCAAGAACAGCTAGACAATACCATGCCAAGCCATGAGCTAATCGCCAGCAAAAAAAAATGGTTTGACTATCCAGTGCGAGTGCATCCCCACCACACTGACTATGGTGGTATAGTCTGGCATGGTACCTACCTTCGCTGGATGGAAGAAGCGAGGGTGGAGTACTTACGCTCGATGGGTATGGATTATAGTGATCTCGTCAAGTTAGGATGCGATTTACCGGTAGTAGAACTTTCTTTACGCTATCACCGGGCAATGCCAATGGGCACAGCTGCAGTTGTCAAGACAGCCATCGCCGAAATGAAAGGTGTCCGTATTAAGTGGAGTTATCGAATTCAATCCCATGATGGGAAAGAACTTTACCTAACCGGTCGTGTGATTCTAGTACCCGTTGACCGAGAGCAGGGTAAGATTATGCGCAAATTACCACCAGTGCTCAAGGATTTGTTGGAGAAGCTGTCTAGTTGA
- a CDS encoding FxLYD domain-containing protein, with amino-acid sequence MMVKFWSLSLALEAASMLLIVPKAFSLPLTLASGFSPVPSTEIELPVCYMQSDNGTLVDLSSLCGISDSKVVISEVSFQNDRLIGRVVNKTDKTVYSTRVNYEILDDDGSVIGTSSMYTNPPNLSAGESATFETEMWGGRELKTTSVDWDRKPTP; translated from the coding sequence ATGATGGTGAAATTTTGGTCTTTGTCCCTTGCTTTAGAAGCCGCCTCAATGCTGCTAATTGTTCCCAAGGCGTTTAGCCTCCCACTGACGCTTGCCTCTGGCTTCTCCCCTGTACCCAGCACAGAGATTGAGCTACCAGTTTGCTACATGCAAAGCGATAATGGCACCCTTGTAGATCTTAGTAGTCTATGTGGCATCTCAGACTCGAAAGTAGTTATTAGCGAAGTGAGTTTCCAAAATGACCGTCTTATCGGTCGTGTAGTCAACAAAACCGACAAAACTGTCTACTCGACCCGAGTAAACTATGAAATTCTCGATGATGACGGCAGTGTAATTGGCACCAGCTCCATGTATACCAATCCCCCTAACCTCAGTGCTGGAGAAAGTGCTACTTTCGAGACGGAAATGTGGGGTGGTCGGGAATTAAAAACCACATCCGTTGACTGGGATCGTAAACCGACTCCATGA
- a CDS encoding FG-GAP-like repeat-containing protein: MVLIEAEGDRVTRNENYGITSDNGIDTVASGGAAVQIKTFNDPDPEKNVGVLTFTWTAQDGPAGKYDIRIAYFDEEDGESPLTFSVNGQQVGTYDYDINLRGNNINRPTAEPKNYVPLSGANLRNPDRPLLAEDNPNPIFKNIDLAPGDQIEISVRSSTNNENNNFERGRLDAIEITRIPSVDLFWHNPVSGKVALWTLNGQGTSVETTAFITDQSGQDVLVPENAGFEARGVIDLGDGIRNPLWRDTLTGGVAVWNMERSEFQDAIITQAPAGQPGSDLNWAIRGTGDVNGGGAEEIFWYNTSSGEIAVWEIDQTGFQKATNITKTNGENMIESPNSSWQLVAAGDMDGDGDADAIWENMNTQEFGYWKLDGTVYQEAVLIDARPADGPWEFRGAYDANRDGIDDFFFRNSQGQNGLWIIENNSVSEENILPITPSVPDMDFSFYV; encoded by the coding sequence ATGGTTCTGATTGAAGCAGAAGGCGATCGCGTAACGCGAAACGAAAACTACGGGATAACCAGTGACAACGGTATTGATACCGTTGCTTCAGGCGGTGCAGCTGTCCAGATCAAAACGTTTAATGACCCGGATCCAGAAAAAAACGTCGGTGTGCTGACATTTACATGGACAGCACAGGATGGACCGGCTGGTAAGTATGATATTCGTATTGCCTACTTTGACGAAGAGGATGGGGAATCTCCACTGACATTTAGTGTCAACGGACAGCAAGTTGGTACATATGATTATGATATAAACTTACGTGGTAATAATATAAATCGGCCAACAGCTGAGCCCAAGAATTATGTCCCTCTCAGCGGTGCCAATCTACGTAACCCTGATCGTCCTCTACTTGCTGAGGATAATCCAAATCCCATTTTTAAGAATATAGACCTTGCTCCAGGAGATCAAATAGAAATCTCGGTACGGTCAAGTACCAATAATGAGAATAATAATTTCGAGCGAGGGCGACTTGATGCCATTGAAATTACCCGAATCCCCAGTGTGGATCTGTTCTGGCATAATCCTGTCAGTGGAAAAGTTGCTTTGTGGACTCTAAATGGCCAGGGCACTAGCGTCGAGACCACAGCATTCATTACGGATCAAAGTGGTCAGGACGTGTTGGTACCAGAGAACGCTGGATTTGAAGCCCGTGGTGTTATAGATTTAGGGGATGGTATCAGGAATCCTCTGTGGCGTGATACGCTGACTGGCGGTGTTGCAGTTTGGAACATGGAACGCTCCGAGTTCCAGGATGCAATAATTACTCAGGCACCAGCAGGTCAACCAGGATCAGACCTCAACTGGGCAATCCGTGGCACCGGAGATGTTAACGGTGGTGGTGCAGAAGAAATTTTCTGGTACAACACATCCAGCGGAGAAATTGCTGTTTGGGAGATAGATCAAACCGGGTTTCAGAAAGCTACAAATATTACCAAAACCAATGGTGAAAACATGATAGAATCACCTAACAGTTCCTGGCAGTTAGTTGCGGCTGGAGACATGGATGGCGATGGTGACGCAGATGCTATCTGGGAAAATATGAATACCCAAGAGTTTGGCTACTGGAAGCTCGATGGTACTGTTTACCAGGAGGCAGTGCTGATCGATGCCCGACCAGCAGACGGTCCTTGGGAATTCCGTGGTGCCTATGACGCTAACCGAGATGGTATTGATGATTTCTTCTTCCGTAATTCTCAAGGACAAAATGGCCTGTGGATTATCGAGAATAACTCAGTGAGTGAGGAGAATATCTTACCTATCACTCCTTCGGTTCCAGATATGGACTTCTCCTTCTACGTTTAG